In the Astatotilapia calliptera chromosome 5, fAstCal1.2, whole genome shotgun sequence genome, one interval contains:
- the brk1 gene encoding putative protein BRICK1, translated as MAGQEDPVQREIHQDWANREYIEVITSSIKKIADFLNSFDMSCRSRLATLNEKLTALERRIEYIEARVTKGETLT; from the exons ATGGCTGGCCAGGAAGATCCAGTGCAAAGAGAGATTCACCAAGACTGGGCGAATCGAGAGTACATAGAAGTAATTACGAGCAGCATCAAGAAGATCGCCGACTTTCTTAACTCGTTTG ACATGTCGTGTCGATCTCGTTTGGCCACACTCAACGAGAAGCTGACAGCGCTGGAGAGGAGGATTGAATACATTGAGGCAAGG GTGACAAAAGGAGAAACCCTGACCTAG